The following coding sequences are from one Desulfosporosinus orientis DSM 765 window:
- a CDS encoding DUF1659 domain-containing protein, which translates to MYQTGSTPTGTPVTRQKSLSYVRSDASEEALYNVAQALFSLSLQPLLDVQLRKNFRLIEE; encoded by the coding sequence ATTTACCAAACCGGATCGACTCCCACGGGAACCCCGGTAACCCGGCAAAAAAGTCTAAGCTACGTGCGGTCCGATGCCTCCGAAGAAGCCCTTTACAATGTGGCTCAGGCCTTATTCAGCCTGTCACTGCAGCCGCTGCTGGACGTGCAGTTAAGGAAAAACTTCAGATTGATAGAGGAGTAA
- a CDS encoding DUF2922 domain-containing protein produces MATTNIKVVRLSFATEGGKAFTITIPNPREDLNQAEVLTVMNTIVSENVFQTTSGALTGIRDVKIIDTITEDLFDPPQA; encoded by the coding sequence ATGGCTACAACTAATATCAAAGTAGTCAGGTTAAGTTTTGCCACCGAGGGGGGAAAGGCGTTTACCATAACGATTCCCAATCCCCGGGAAGACCTGAATCAAGCTGAGGTCCTGACCGTTATGAATACCATTGTCTCCGAGAATGTGTTTCAAACAACAAGCGGCGCCCTCACTGGCATACGGGACGTTAAGATCATCGACACGATTACCGAGGATCTTTTCGACCCTCCACAGGCTTAA